The Scomber scombrus chromosome 22, fScoSco1.1, whole genome shotgun sequence genome has a window encoding:
- the LOC134004263 gene encoding rho GTPase-activating protein 8-like — translation MSSTCDLEQMAEIELQREEEEEEEEDQRRKRSVPDRPSLPPSVLSPDSSHPYYDVARHGIIQVSGDDNYGRKLIIFSSCCLPPSHQLNHRRLLEYLKFTLDQYVEMDYILVYFHFGLRSSNKPSLRWLREAYGEFDRKYKKNLKTLYVVHPTNFIRIVWNIFKPLISHKFGKKLTYVNYLAELREHLNYEQLIIPPDVLRHDEKLRAAQKDGPPPTVKTPPPRPPLPTQQFGVSLQYLREKNRSELIPPVMSQTVAYLKEKGVRTEGIFRRSARVQLIKDVQKLYNLGKPVNFDLYNDVHVPAVILKTFLRELPEPLLTFRVYSQVHDILNVETSLRVTRCKQIVESLPEHNFVVLKFLLSFLHQVSLESIVNKMSASNLACVFGVNLVWPRQGSISLSALTPINIFTEILIEHFPSVFGSRCPPAQVTP, via the exons ATGAGCTCAACATGTGACCTGGAGCAGATGGCAGAAATAG AGCttcagagggaggaagaggaggaggaagaggaggatcagaggaggaagaggagcgtCCCGGACCGTCCGTCACTTCCTCCCAGTGTGCTCAGCCCTGATTCATCACATCCGTACTACGACGTGGCTCGACACGGCATCATCCAGGTCTCCG GTGACGATAACTACGGCAGGAAGTTGATCATCTTCAGCAGCTGTTGTCTTCCTCCGTCTCACCAGCTGAACCATCGCCGCCTGCTCGA GTATCTGAAGTTCACATTGGACCAGTATGTGGAGATGGATTACATCCTGGTTTATTTCCACTTCGGCCTTCGCAGCAGCAACAAGCCGTCTCTGCGATGGTTACGAGAAGCGTACGGAGAGTTCGACAGGAA ATACAAGAAGAACCTGAAGACTCTCTACGTCGTCCATCCAACAAACTTCATCCGGATTGTCTGGAACATTTTCAAACCTCTGATCAG TCACAAGTTCGGGAAGAAGCTGACGTACGTGAACTACCTGGCCGAGCTGAGAGAACATCTGAACTACGAGCAGCTCATCATCCCTCCAGACGTACTCAG acATGATGAGAAGTTACGAGCCGCTCAGAAGGACGGCCCCCCCCCCACAGTGAAAACTCCCCCGCCTCGACCCCCGCTGCCCACACAGCAGTTTGGAGTCAGTCTGCAGTA CCTCAGAGAGAAGAACAGGTCGGAGTTAATCCCTCCTGTGATGAGTCAGACTGTCGCCTACCTGAAGGAGAAAG GCGTCCGGACCGAGGGAATCTTCAGACGCTCGGCTCGAGTTCAGCTCATCAAAGATGTTCAGAAACTCTACAACCTGG gGAAACCTGTAAACTTCGACCTGTACAACGACGTCCACGTTCCTGCTGTCATCCTGAAGACGTTTCTCAGAGAGCTGCCGGAACCGCTGCTCACATTCAGAGTCTACAGCCAGGTTCATGATATACTCA ACGTGGAGACTTCTCTGCGGGTGACCAGGTGCAAGCAGATCGTTGAAAGTCTTCCTGAACATAACTTCGTCGTGCTGAAGTTCCTGCTGAGTTTCCTCCA TCAGGTGTCTCTGGAGAGCATCGTCAACAAGATGAGTGCGTCTAACCTGGCCTGCGTGTTCGGGGTGAACCTGGTTTGGCCTCGTCAGGGTTCGATCTCTCTGTCCGCTCTGACGCCCATAAACATCTTCACCGAGATCCTCATCGAACATTTCCCCAGCGTGTTCGGCTCCCGCTGCCCACCGGCTCAGGTAACGCCCTGA